Proteins co-encoded in one Capsicum annuum cultivar UCD-10X-F1 unplaced genomic scaffold, UCD10Xv1.1 ctg71722, whole genome shotgun sequence genomic window:
- the LOC124894222 gene encoding protein enabled homolog has protein sequence SLSLSPRSTAFGADPTRPPVPGVDRRRRPNGFLSLPTPSLSRAPVSGPVAVADLRRRPDPPPGPDRRSPTPTPVAERRFPPPAIPPPPLPPFSVQTPTPTPTHPSSDAGTTVQQPKLGLQPQPPLGRQQPQIHLSSVIPRQQVDAGLGCRLGLQAKSGDF, from the coding sequence cctctctctctctctcgcctcGGTCCACggccttcggcgccgacccgacccgaccaccGGTCCCCGGCGTCGACCGCCGTCGCCGTCCGAACGgctttctctctctccctaccccctCTCTCTCCCGCGCCCCGGTCTCCggccccgtcgccgtcgccgacctacggcgccgacccgacccgccCCCCGGCCCCGACCGCCGGTCACCGACGCCGACCCCCGTCGCCGAACGCCGGTTCCCCCCCCCCGCTATACCCCCACCCCCCCTCCCACCCTTCTCTGTCCagacccccacccccacccccacccaccccTCCTCCGACGCCGGTACAACAGTCCAACAGCCGAAGCTCGGTCTTCAGCCGCAACCGCCACTCGGTCGCCAGCAGCCGCAGATCCATCTCAGCAGCGTAATCCCCCGGCAGCAGGTCGACGCGGGGCTTGGTTGCCGGCTTGGTCTACAAGCGAAatctggtgacttctaa